In Sphaeramia orbicularis chromosome 3, fSphaOr1.1, whole genome shotgun sequence, a genomic segment contains:
- the sdr42e1 gene encoding short-chain dehydrogenase/reductase family 42E member 1 isoform X2 codes for MENSLSFLITGGCGYFGFRLASSLHKKGAKVTLFDTAPPTHEVPESIVFVQGDVRDYAQVEKAVTGVDCVFHIASYGMSGREQLNQQLIEAVNVQGTQNVLKACIEHGVSRLVYTSTFNVVFGGQVIENGDESLPYLPLHLHPDHYSRTKSLAEMAVLKANGTALISSSGVLRTCALRPAGIYGPGEQRHLPRIVSYIERGIFRFVYGKPSSLVEFVHVDNLVSAHELAAEALTVEKHHRSAGQAYFISDGRPVNNFEFFRPLVEGLGYPFPKLRLPVSLIYFVAFLTEMIHHLIGPFYNFQPLLTRTEVYKTGVTHYFSMNKAKADLGYEPQEHNLDEVVQWFRSRGHGKKPHSSFISRLFLDSLFIVAFVAVVLSFLPVVGS; via the coding sequence CTTGGCATCTTCCCTGCATAAAAAAGGAGCCAAAGTCACTCTCTTCGACACAGCCCCGCCAACACATGAAGTGCCAGAATCCATTGTATTTGTGCAAGGTGATGTGCGGGACTATGCCCAGGTTGAAAAGGCCGTCACTGGTGTCGACTGTGTGTTTCACATCGCCTCCTATGGCATGTCAGGCAGGGAGCAGCTTAATCAACAGCTGATTGAGGCAGTGAATGTTCAAGGCACGCAGAACGTCCTAAAAGCTTGTATCGAGCATGGAGTTTCCAGGTTGGTGTACACCAGCACCTTCAATGTGGTGTTCGGAGGCCAGGTGATCGAAAACGGGGATGAAAGTCTCCCTTATCTACCTCTTCACCTGCACCCGGATCACTACTCTAGAACCAAGTCTCTGGCTGAGATGGCTGTGTTAAAGGCAAACGGCACAGCGCTGATCAGTAGCTCTGGGGTGCTTAGAACCTGTGCCCTTCGTCCAGCTGGAATCTACGGCCCTGGAGAGCAGAGGCACCTGCCCAGGATAGTTAGCTATATAGAGAGGGGGATTTTTAGATTTGTTTATGGAAAGCCCAGCAGTTTGGTGGAGTTTGTCCACGTGGACAACCTGGTGTCAGCACATGAACTGGCTGCAGAGGCTCTGACCGTAGAGAAACACCACCGCTCTGCTGGCCAGGCCTACTTCATCTCAGATGGGAGGCCTGTCAACAACTTTGAATTCTTCAGACCTCTGGTTGAGGGCTTGGGCTATCCTTTCCCCAAACTGCGTCTCCCTGTTTCTCTCATTTATTTTGTGGCCTTTCTCACAGAAATGATCCACCACCTGATTGGCCCCTTCTATAACTTCCAGCCACTGTTGACACGTACAGAGGTGTATAAAACCGGTGTCACACATTACTTTAGCATGAACAAAGCTAAAGCAGACCTGGGTTATGAGCCCCAGGAGCACAACCTGGATGAAGTCGTCCAGTGGTTCAGAAGCAGAGGCCACGGGAAAAAACCTCACAGCTCTTTCATCAGTCGATTGTTTCTAGACTCCCTGTTCATTGTGGCTTTTGTGGCTGTGGTCCTCTCCTTTCTACCAGTTGTTGGGAGTTGA
- the sdr42e1 gene encoding short-chain dehydrogenase/reductase family 42E member 1 isoform X1, with product MGQHIQPAMENSLSFLITGGCGYFGFRLASSLHKKGAKVTLFDTAPPTHEVPESIVFVQGDVRDYAQVEKAVTGVDCVFHIASYGMSGREQLNQQLIEAVNVQGTQNVLKACIEHGVSRLVYTSTFNVVFGGQVIENGDESLPYLPLHLHPDHYSRTKSLAEMAVLKANGTALISSSGVLRTCALRPAGIYGPGEQRHLPRIVSYIERGIFRFVYGKPSSLVEFVHVDNLVSAHELAAEALTVEKHHRSAGQAYFISDGRPVNNFEFFRPLVEGLGYPFPKLRLPVSLIYFVAFLTEMIHHLIGPFYNFQPLLTRTEVYKTGVTHYFSMNKAKADLGYEPQEHNLDEVVQWFRSRGHGKKPHSSFISRLFLDSLFIVAFVAVVLSFLPVVGS from the coding sequence CTTGGCATCTTCCCTGCATAAAAAAGGAGCCAAAGTCACTCTCTTCGACACAGCCCCGCCAACACATGAAGTGCCAGAATCCATTGTATTTGTGCAAGGTGATGTGCGGGACTATGCCCAGGTTGAAAAGGCCGTCACTGGTGTCGACTGTGTGTTTCACATCGCCTCCTATGGCATGTCAGGCAGGGAGCAGCTTAATCAACAGCTGATTGAGGCAGTGAATGTTCAAGGCACGCAGAACGTCCTAAAAGCTTGTATCGAGCATGGAGTTTCCAGGTTGGTGTACACCAGCACCTTCAATGTGGTGTTCGGAGGCCAGGTGATCGAAAACGGGGATGAAAGTCTCCCTTATCTACCTCTTCACCTGCACCCGGATCACTACTCTAGAACCAAGTCTCTGGCTGAGATGGCTGTGTTAAAGGCAAACGGCACAGCGCTGATCAGTAGCTCTGGGGTGCTTAGAACCTGTGCCCTTCGTCCAGCTGGAATCTACGGCCCTGGAGAGCAGAGGCACCTGCCCAGGATAGTTAGCTATATAGAGAGGGGGATTTTTAGATTTGTTTATGGAAAGCCCAGCAGTTTGGTGGAGTTTGTCCACGTGGACAACCTGGTGTCAGCACATGAACTGGCTGCAGAGGCTCTGACCGTAGAGAAACACCACCGCTCTGCTGGCCAGGCCTACTTCATCTCAGATGGGAGGCCTGTCAACAACTTTGAATTCTTCAGACCTCTGGTTGAGGGCTTGGGCTATCCTTTCCCCAAACTGCGTCTCCCTGTTTCTCTCATTTATTTTGTGGCCTTTCTCACAGAAATGATCCACCACCTGATTGGCCCCTTCTATAACTTCCAGCCACTGTTGACACGTACAGAGGTGTATAAAACCGGTGTCACACATTACTTTAGCATGAACAAAGCTAAAGCAGACCTGGGTTATGAGCCCCAGGAGCACAACCTGGATGAAGTCGTCCAGTGGTTCAGAAGCAGAGGCCACGGGAAAAAACCTCACAGCTCTTTCATCAGTCGATTGTTTCTAGACTCCCTGTTCATTGTGGCTTTTGTGGCTGTGGTCCTCTCCTTTCTACCAGTTGTTGGGAGTTGA